The region TTTGATTATGAAGCGATGGCCAAAAGATTGATGAATGATCCTGTGTTAATAAAAGCTGTTGCAGAAAATTTTTGTCAAGATTTAGATGAACAAATGATTGATCTTAAAGCCAGTATTAAAAACAATGATGTGGACCAAGCTGCGGTTATTATGCATAAAGTTAAAGGAGCGTCAGCCAATGTCGGTGGTGAAACGCTAAGTGCGTTAGCCCTTGAAATGGAGTTAGCGGGCAAAGCAGGTAATATGGGAAATATAGAAGATAATTTAGATCAACTTGAACATCACTTAAATAGCCTTAAAGTGGCTATGGCGCAAACACTGTAGTCGACCATGCTACTTGATGTGAGCTTGTATCATGTAGTGGGTATCAATGGAGGGGGTTGGTCAAAATTAGGTCGGATCAGTGAGTGG is a window of Shewanella sp. VB17 DNA encoding:
- a CDS encoding Hpt domain-containing protein — its product is MDDYLSKPIDSDKVINMLKKWLPDNDEVATESTHIMDKKVENQDKTDKALVIFDYEAMAKRLMNDPVLIKAVAENFCQDLDEQMIDLKASIKNNDVDQAAVIMHKVKGASANVGGETLSALALEMELAGKAGNMGNIEDNLDQLEHHLNSLKVAMAQTL